In Gadus morhua chromosome 2, gadMor3.0, whole genome shotgun sequence, the DNA window agCAGGCCCTTCGATTcagtcgtgaacctttatggttctgcatCGGGCTTTAGTAAGCCGACCAATCAAAGCCCTTGCTGCTGTGTCGCCTCGACGAAAGGATAGACATTTTTGTGAGGTGCCCGTCAGGCCCTTTcgttggacgcaaggagggtccgcaaggacgtaatgggtccgtaaCCTCCTTGCGTTGCATGaccgtgggaccataatcagcccttaagcaTAGCCTAGCTGTAGATTAGCGTTAGCGAAGCCTGGTAATAGCATGAAGTAGTTTAGTGTAGCCTAAACTTACTGTAACGTAACATTAGCATAGCCTAGCCGGTACTCTAACCTTAGCAGAGCCCTTGTGTAGCCTAGCCTTAGCTTAGCCTGACAGCGTAGACTGACCTTAGTGTAGCAAAACCTTAGAATGGGCTAGCTATAGCATAGCCTAACCTTAGCACAGCCTAGTCTTAGCTTAGCCTATCTTAGATCCAGACTCCAAAGTCACATGACTCACATTCAAAGTCACATGACAGGGCCTTCTGGCTCCATGGTTGCTATAACAACATATTATATAGCATTTATAAAATTACTTAAAATAGCCTGATATTATCTTGAAAGAGTTTGGCCACAACCAAAGCACAGTGAATACACAGAGGAGAAGGATATACTGATATTTCAGAAGCTGATTCTGTTTAGTACTGACGGATCCCAAACGGGTTCCACACTGGGTTCTGGACCAGGTTCCTGACCGGACTCCGGCCTCGATTCAAGGCCTGACTTCGGGGAGGAGCCACGACAGGATTCCGGACTGGACCACGGACCGGACCCCGGACCGGATTTCGGACCGGACTCCGCACTGGATTCCGGACCGGACTCCGCACCGGATTCCGGACTGGATTCCGGCCACGAGACTGGACTGGACTCGGGATGGGGTTCCGGATTGGAGCCTGGACCGGACTTCTGACTGGGCTCCTGACGGGAGCCTGGACCGGAGTCTGGGCCGGGTTCCTGGAGCCGAAGTACCTCTGGTAGGCCTGCTGGAAGCCATGGCGGAAGGCGTAGAAGCGACAGGGGGAGTAGTCCTCACAGGTCTCTGCTCGCCGCTCCGCTGGAGACTTGATGGTCCTGCAGAGAATACTcatacacttacacttacacatgAGCTTTTATATCGAAACCAGGTTTTTGTTACAATATACTAACTAATTAGCTTTATTCTTCGGTTGTTTGTATTTTACATGTAACTAAGGAGACTAAGGTGTTAGAGAAGTTTGACTTTTGAACTGCTTTGGCaactaaatgtttttttaccGTGCCAACGAAGCTCTTTTGAATTGAGACCAAAGAAAAGAAGGTAATCAATTGAGCAAGAAAGAAAACTGGATGAGTATCATGTTATGTGTTACTCATCAGGTTGCAGTAGtgagtattatgggatgtctcACTCATAAGGTTGCAGTAGTGAGTATGATGGTATGTTGTCCCATCAGGTTGTAGGAGTGAGTATTATGTTGTGTGTTCCTCATCAGGTTAGAGTAGTGAGTATTATGTTATGTGTTCCTCATCAGGTTAGAGTAGTGAGTATTATGTTATGTGTTCCTCATCAGGTTATAGTAGTGAGTATTATGGGGTGTCTACCTCATCAGGTTATAGTTGTTGTAGTAGTTTCGCGGGAGGTTTTGGTAGGGGTTTCCTTGGTACGGATTGAAGAAGGAGTTAGCCTGGTTAGGACTCATGAACACATCTGAAACCAAAAACGCAACCTGTTAGGCTTATACTTGCTGTATAAATACAAaggtatgtatacatatatacacacatagatgcaGATTGAAGTACAGACGTGTATTATTATCTGTTATTTTCATTTCAAGAATAGCCGTTGAAAATTCACCTTCAAAGGATTCGGTGCTTTCCTGAGAATCTACGAGAAAACACAAAGTCTGGTTAACCATAATTGCTCAGAAGCTTGAAGACAAACAGATGCAACCCAAGAGTGTGGTgttaagttttattttttcacttaACACTTAAGTTTGCTAACAAACCAAATTGTAGGACTTAACGGAAACACTTAGTACTCAAACGTAGAACGTTCCAATTTTCCAACTATAAACGGTTTATGTTTCCCAGGATTTAACTGTGATGAGTAGAGCAGAGTAGacgaggtgagaggagaggagacaaggtgaggacagaagagaggagagaaggtgaggacagaggagagtagacgaggtgagaggagaggagacaagatgaggacagaagagaggagagaaggtgaggacagaagagaggagagaaggtgaggacagaggagaggagacgaggtgagaggagaggagacaaggtgaggacagaagagaggagagaaggtgaggacagaggagaggagacgaggtgagaggagaggagacaaggtgaggacagaagagaggagagaaggtgaggacagaggagaggagacgaggtgagaggagaggagacaaggtgaggacagaggagaggagacaaggtgagaggagaggagacaaggtgaagacagaggagaggagacaaggtgaggacagaggagaggagacaaggagaggacagaggagaggagacaaggagaggacagaggagaggagaaaaggagaggagaggagacaaggtgagaggagaggagtcaaggtgaggacagaggagaggagacaaggagaggacagaggagaggagacaaggagaggacagaggagaggaaatgaggtgaggacagaggagacaaggtgaagacagaggagaggagacgaggtgaggacagaggagacgaggtgaggacagaggagaggagacaaggtgaggacagaggagaggagacgaggtgagaggagaggagacaaagtgaggacagaagagaggagacagatgaggacagaggagaggagacgaggtgaggagagaggagacaaggtgagTCGAGAGGATAGGAgatgaggtgaggagaggagacaaggtgagtagcgaggagaggagacgaggtgaagagagaggagacaaggttgaggagagagaggtgaggtgaggagagaggagaaaagatgaggagagaggggaggacgtaCCATAgcagagcgagagcgacagTAGGGTGCACAACACCACACTCAGCAATAGACCCTCCATCCTGCTGAGTCTgtctgctacacacacacacacacacacacacacacacacacacacacacacacacacacacacacacacacacacacacacacacacacacacacacacacgcacacacacacacacacacacagaggtagaATGTTAAGAGAgcattttctgtatttatatatatatataatgtataggtATTCAGAGTACATTGATTGTGGTCGATGTGTAATTATAGTGTTTGATGTTTTTGTGGCGTATTCAAAGAGGTGATTTTCAGTGTATTCTGTGTATTTATAGTTGGGTAAGTCTATAGTGTATCAGTGTTTTCATAGTTGTAGGCAAATTCAAAGAATTTAATTATAGTGGGAGATGGATTGAGTGTCTTATGTGtgtattaaatatgtatttagaGGTATTGATATGAATTTATATATGATCTCTCAGTATGAGGCAAACGATGAAGCATggattaaggtgtgtgtgtgtgtttgtgtgtgtgtgtgtgtgtgtgtgtgtgtgtgtgtgtgtgtgtgtgtgtgtgtgtgtgtgtgtgtgtgtgtgtgtgtgtgtgtgtgtgtgtgtgtgcgtgcgtgcgtgcgatgGAGGGATAATCCAGAGGGCTCCCTGGCTGGCACAAGAGCGGTCTCCAAATTAACTCCAGTTTAACATGAGGCGCTATTATAGACGAGCTGCTAATCTACACTCGCACACtccacagtttgtgtgtgtgtataaatgtgtgtgcgtgtgtgtgtgtatgtgtgtgtgtgtgtgggtgcgtgtgtgcgtgcgtgtgtgtgcatgtgtgcagggagcaagtgtgtgtgcgtgtgtgtgtgtgtgtgtgtgtgtgtgtgtgtgtgtgtgtgtgtgtgtgtgtgtgtgtgtgtgtgtgtgtgtgtgtgtgtgtgtgtgtgtgtgtgtggggggggggagtgtgtgtgtgtggttgggtgtgtgtatgtgtgtgta includes these proteins:
- the mgp gene encoding matrix Gla protein, with product MEGLLLSVVLCTLLSLSLCYDSQESTESFEDVFMSPNQANSFFNPYQGNPYQNLPRNYYNNYNLMRTIKSPAERRAETCEDYSPCRFYAFRHGFQQAYQRYFGSRNPAQTPVQAPVRSPVRSPVQAPIRNPIPSPVQSRGRNPVRNPVRSPVRNPVRSPVRNPVRGPVRGPVRNPVVAPPRSQALNRGRSPVRNLVQNPVWNPFGIRQY